The Garra rufa chromosome 23, GarRuf1.0, whole genome shotgun sequence genome includes a region encoding these proteins:
- the LOC141299526 gene encoding olfactory receptor 1468-like, with product MSSAQSDSSRNVTFVRPAKFFISDFSNIPHAKYYYVFLSLVYVVTVLGNSFIMCIIYLTRRLHTAKYIAVFHLALSDLCGSSALIPKIIDMFLFDHQDISYEACLTNMFFVYHFMNLQSLTLLALAYDRLVAICFPLHYHAIVTKPAMFLIIGVMWIVSVTVFSALVGLVNRISFCRSNVLNSYFCDYAPICKLACNDISINIMMGKISYGLLICTPLILIIISYFCISVALLKIAHGADRIKAIKTCSSHLILVAMFYLPILCNVLASVTTPLHPNVQIINNSLAQTIPLMLNPIIYTLKTEEVMQSIKDLYKRSKVNTTRERKLKCSRINLK from the coding sequence ATGAGCTCTGCGCAGTCAGACTCCTCTAGAAATGTGACCTTTGTTCGTCCTGCTAAATTTTTTATCAGTGACTTTTCTAATATTCCACATGCAAAATACTACTATGTGTTCTTGTCTTTAGTATATGTTGTGACTGTTTTAGGGAATTCATTTATCATGTGTATCATATATTTGACTCGCAGACTTCACACAGCCAAATACATTGCTGTTTTTCATCTGGCACTTTCTGATCTGTGTGGAAGCTCAGCTTTGATTCCAAAAATCATAGACATGTTTTTATTTGATCACCAAGACATTTCATATGAAGCGTGTTTAACGAATATGTTTTTTGTCTATCATTTCATGAATTTGCAGTCTTTGACACTGCTCGCTTTGGCTTATGACAGACTGGTTGCTATTTGTTTTCCTTTACATTATCATGCCATTGTAACCAAACCAGCCATGTTTCTAATCATAGGGGTGATGTGGATTGTATCTGTGACAGTTTTTTCTGCACTTGTAGGTTTGGTGAATAGAATCTCTTTTTGTAGGTCTAATGTACTTAACAGTTATTTTTGTGATTATGCCCCAATCTGTAAACTAGCTTGTAATGATATTTCTATAAATATTATGATGGGTAAAATTTCCTATGGTCTCCTGATTTGCACACCTCTCATATTGATCATCATCTCATATTTCTGCATTTCTGTGGCTCTGCTTAAAATTGCCCATGGTGCTGATCGGATCAAGGCCATAAAAACCTGCTCCTCACATCTCATATTGGTGGCAATGTTTTATCTCCCAATTTTATGCAATGTCCTTGCATCTGTAACAACACCTTTGCATCCAAATGTCCAGATAATTAACAACTCTCTAGCACAGACAATACCACTGATGCTGAATCCCATCATATACACTCTAAAGACAGAGGAAGTCATGCAATCCATAAAAGACCTGTACAAACGCAGCAAAGTAAATACAactagagaaagaaaactgaaatgcagtaggataaatttaaaataa